GCCAGCAGTAGTGCGCGCCTGAGCACCTCGCGTCCCTTTGACATGTCTCGTGACTTGCGGTGTCTATGCCTCGTCCAGGAGCCCCTGCATGACACAGAGGTAGTCGATGGAAGTGGCGAGGGAGTGTGCGAGCAGGATGGCGCGCGTGAGCACCTCGCGCACCTTCCACACTTCGCGCGCACGCTGCACCCGGAACACCAGCCCCAGCGCACGCTGTCCGATGTGCAACAGTGTGAACCGCCACGGTTGCACCAGCCACCAACTGACAAAAATGACACCTGGTGTTAAGTATTTTGTTGGGGAAACAATAACTTTCATTACGATTCTTAtcctatagtattttttttctctggTACCGTTAACCTTAATAGATAAATTGTAAAGGTAGAGTTGCatgtacaaatttaaaataactagATGCAGTTTTATTTGCGTAAAGACCATACCGAGCCAAATGTGTATGTGATGCGCTAATAAATTGAATAGGTAGTTGCTTAATATGGCCTACTAGCTTTTGCggccgcgacttcgtctgcgtggactTAATTCCAGCAGTTAGAGAAGTacagcgcctggataaaatctaATGGCAATAATTTCGTGCATAATATGCTTAATTGCTTACACCAATAACTTTAGGTAACTAACTAAATACAGAACTAAATaacaatgtaatatttaaatacctaagtaaatacaaataaaattttgCTAATCGATATTGTAAGCGATATGGAACTTTTCAAGTGTTTCATATATAACCATATAATACAttgatagagtcagaccaagaaaagtctgcagcgattttgatagcccacgcagtgcaagtgtcattttaaacgtcaaaacttctcaagctgagtggaaaccttttcagtgacgttttaaaccgtttttgtgacatgtttttgtaaaatgttgttgtataagcgtcctgaataaattttattctattctattctattctattctatgaaTTTacgacgtgtaaataacactttcactgcgtaggctatcaaaatcgctgcagacttttcttggtctaactctaccatcgagctgatatgTTGCATGCTGAGGTGGTGAATAGTGGATCCTTCGATAGCTGCAAAATCTATCAAGTTTGGGCTCCAATTATTCGTAGGTATTAGATATGTACTACTACTCTACCATATTGGGGCGAGTGAATGTATTACCTACTTTTGGGATCAGAACGATAGTTACAAATTAAGGAACGGTATTACATTTCGTACTTTATAATTGTTTATATGCTTATGCTTATTATCTCCTTGTTTAATGTTCCAAGTTCCAACCCTATTTATCAGAGTGAACCAGCATAATTCATTAGATAATACATTATATGATTGTATGTTCAATAACATTCAAGTAAATGTTGTAGATATGTAATTATGGGTCGTTTATTTACCTAATGCGGTCTCTGAATCAAAGTCTGAATTGGCTATATTTTAACCGTCATTATTTTCATGCGGCAGATAACCCAGTGTGATTCCACCATAATTTAGATTCGAATAATTCTTCACAACTAATATAAGTAACAATAACACCACTACAGAAAAAATACCTGAGAAATAGTCCTTCAAATGAAAAGTATGTGATCATAATAACAAAGAGCGGGTAGAGAATAGGCATCATGAACAGTAGGCACATGACGAGCGTGCCAACGATCTTGAGGAAGGTGGGGAAAGGCGCGCTGTAGCGCCACATGGAACACACGTCGGCGGCGAACTCCCCCGCAAGCAGGCGCAGGCGGCCCAGCCGAGACGCGGAACGCAGCTGCTGAAATTAACACAGGTATTTGAATTCACTAGGTACTTACCGGTGGCGTGGCAGAAAACATACCTGTAGACAACACGAAGCTATTTAATTTCGTTTTCCTTTTTTCCCTGTGATTTTTTATAAAGGTCATAAAAATAAttctttatttagttatttgtaAGATGGTAGGTTCCCGGAGAAATAATACCGCAACTGATCCCTGTCcgtaatgttaataaataataacaataccttattatttttatttgtaccgaGTTTGCACTTaggtaatatgtaggtacacgtTTTACCTTTAGGAGTCAGGGCCCGAGACAAAAAAAACTGTCGCTATAAATGTTTgggttattaatttattatattaaaagatGACTTATAAAAAGTGATAAATAAACAACAAACTGAACCGGTCGTGAACTTTACTTGAACCATTAATGTTTTGTTAGCCCGGAGGTATGGTTTCATGTTCTGTATTTTGGGTGGATTCAGCTTGCTCCTTGCTCCGCGtcttcatattatttatttcacatggagggatgtttgttaaaaaactataaattatttGAAGGCACTTTTGTGTTGTGACATTTTGCACATGTAGAATGTCATTGTCACTTTGGTACCTACAGATGAAATATGGATGAAACCAACCAGATTTTGAGTTCAAGAAgttttaattatatatacaatttatacaaaatattaacatacagagtctgtgcggaaagagaagagtcgtagagtAGAATAATGTactggatcccatacattcccctcccccgcaaaaatcggcagactgttttgtacagaaaattacagacatggcgtctccgtttgattatatcctccaagtttttaCTCGAATACCATCAGGACGTGTATCTAATAAAATCTTTCAGATTGTTCGCGCCTATTCTGCATTACCTATATGACAAAACCTAACCTGTTTAAAGGCAAAAAccatttttatgtattttccTCAAAGTGTGATGTTTATGATTTCTTGTAAGTAGAGGCGTTGAGTCACACAGCCATAGATTTGCGATCTAGAGAGTGCATGTGCACGTGCGTGTATCTCTATCTCTACTAGAGTTGCAAGCGCCCTAGGCtgggccacgacattgcgcggtCTAAGGCGATAACCAAGTAAGAGGCTGTCGATGCCTGACTGACTGTCTATTTGTATCGgagtaaatgagatagcactgtcgcaccGTTGCGAACTTGCATAAGCCATTAAGATTGTTTCTTCATATCAACTTCATATTGGACACCAAAATATCCTTAAACCCTAACTGCGTCCGAAATAGTGAAaagcttaattttaatgttttattatgttTCTCAGTGCTTGGTATAGACCTCCCCTTTCTTCCGCCCTTCATCACGGTTTGGTGTATGCTCCCGCCCCAGTAGCTACAAAATGAGACAgagatacgaggggcgttcaaaatattctcggtattgatatcttacgacctcttctaaaatttctttcgttactggccgctaaggtttattcattgacattaaaaaaaagtataattcgaaccgagatagtcttttgtttttctgcaattgctgaacaaacatgaacatcctgtgcgaattgacaatgttaactaaattagaacatcgatgcgtgataaaattcttgacaaaacagggtaaaaatcaaaaaaccataaaagaggaaatggattgtgtttaccgtgagtctgctccttctttatctaccattcaaaagtggtcaagcgagtttaaacgcggaagggagagtattgaagatgaccctagacctggccggcctgtagtagctacttcacaagaaaatattgataaagtggaaaaacttatattggaagatggtcgagtgaaggtaaaatctatagcacaagtaaccaatctctctattggtaccgtacatgatattatacatgaccatcttaatatgtcaaaagtaagtgcaagatgggttccgcgaatgctgactcggcttcaaaaagacatgcgtgtagcttgttgttccgattttattgacctgtgcggtgaaaatcctgatgaggtgctgcaaagaatagttactggagatgaaacctgggttcatcattatgacccagagagtaaacaagagtccatgcagtggcacattaagggttcagctcatcccaagaagttgaaggtcatcccttcagctggcaaggtcatggcca
This region of Cydia amplana chromosome 4, ilCydAmpl1.1, whole genome shotgun sequence genomic DNA includes:
- the LOC134663209 gene encoding uncharacterized protein LOC134663209 isoform X2, whose product is MKPYLRANKTLMVQLRSASRLGRLRLLAGEFAADVCSMWRYSAPFPTFLKIVGTLVMCLLFMMPILYPLFVIMITYFSFEGLFLSWWLVQPWRFTLLHIGQRALGLVFRVQRAREVWKVREVLTRAILLAHSLATSIDYLCVMQGLLDEA
- the LOC134663209 gene encoding uncharacterized protein LOC134663209 isoform X1 — encoded protein: MKPYLRANKTLMVQQLRSASRLGRLRLLAGEFAADVCSMWRYSAPFPTFLKIVGTLVMCLLFMMPILYPLFVIMITYFSFEGLFLSWWLVQPWRFTLLHIGQRALGLVFRVQRAREVWKVREVLTRAILLAHSLATSIDYLCVMQGLLDEA